TATTAAAGTGTCGTTACTccaaaatatagcattgaatgtcgatatatagcacggcgaaaggttgttgtaaaataatgctcagcttcgttttgaatgcaaatgtaatgcacattgctttaaagtatATAGGATTAATTACACTAAtacattaacaatgtaaaaatagagttgtaaatgtgcagtgatGTAATGAATATGGTTACTTGGGATGAttcattttgaataaatttgtatTTGAATAATTGGGATTGGATTGGAATGTTTTGGAATGACAGTAGGATTGTAAAATAATACAGACTAGTGTGAAATAAGAGCGACTGAAACATTTAAACCACTTGAAGTTAACACTGACAGATTTTCTGACATAATTTCAAGCgaagtctgctaaaaatctacattttcaaaatgtgtttCCTTCTGTACATTTTAAGTTTCTAGATATCAAATACACTTCATTTGGGCTTCAGAAGTTTACGCATAAATGATAAGTGTGTCGTCACCTTTTGATATAGAATACTTTGCACATAAGAATAAAGTGCTGAAGCTGCATCACCCAAAATAATGGCGATTTCGACGACATCTGCTAATGTTCGCCAACCCACTGAGAAAGTAGTTAGATCTTGATGAACGTTGAGGGTTTATTGGACGACTTGGACTGAACGAAATACTAGTTCAGTTTCTTGCAAcaatttgttgttttttataTATGAATTGTGTGAAAAATTGGGTGTTTTCTTCACATAAAAAATGTGTGGTTATTCTAAGCAAAGGAGAAGTGTTCTAGAGGTATGTAATTCTTCTTCAAAGGAAAAGGTGAGGACGGGGATAAAACTCATCATGTTGAAAATGATTGGATTTTTCATTGCATCTAGAAAATTggaatgtatttagaaaaaacaCATTTGGAAAAAGTTTTGCCTTTTAACAGTGTAAGTAATATGCCCGCTGCTATAAATATCTGCTATAAAACGTTgcgttcaactcaagtgttggtAGCGTTTGCTAAGCGTGTACACAATTCCTGACCGACGGCCGCTTGCATCGAATGTGTCAAAAGaaggatttgaatgttttgcttTAGTTTTCAGCGCGACCCcagctagtttttttttcatttatctgTCCATTTCCACGGAAAAATCTGGGTCCCCAGTGAACGAAGGCAATGTCGCATAGTTCCAGCAGCGAGGAGCAGCGTTTCAACGCTTTCTACAGTGAGGTAAGCAAGGAGCTGTTTGCGAGTGTGTAGTTCGAACGAATCCATTCTGTGATTGGTTGCAGGTAAAGCAAATCGAGAAACGAGACTCAGTGTTGACGTCTCAGCAGCAGATTGAACGGTTGCTTCGTCCGGGTGCAACGTATTTCAATTTGAATCCATTCGAAGTGCTACAGCTGGAACCGGAAACTCCAATTGAGCAGATCAAAAAGAAATACCGCAGTTTGTCGATTCTCGTGCATCCGGACAAGAACCCGGATGATAAGGATAGAGCTCAACAAGCGTTTGAGGTCATAAGCAAAGCGTACAAGGTTCTGGAAAATGATCTTACCCGTAAACGTTGCCTGGAAGTATACGAGGAGGCGAAGGGTAGAACTGACATGATGATTAACGAGAAACGAAAAAAGCTGCGTAAGGATGGGAAATCTGACTTCATTCCGGAAGATGATCCAGCCAAATACAAACACGCCGTCTACGTTATGGTTATGAAATTGTTTGCGGATATGGAACGCCGTCGTCAGCAACTGGATGTTCGCGATCAGGAAGAACGCAAGCGAAAACGTGAACAGGAAATTGAAGAAGAGGAACAACGTAACTATCAAAAGGAATGGCAGAAGAATTTCGAGGAATCTCGTCAGAATCGGGTTACTAGTTGGCAAAGCTTCCAAGCAAATGCCTCTACTTCGTCATCTTCTGCTGCCACGTCATCGGCGATGTTAAAACCCGAAAAGCCGAAGAAGGTCAAGAAAACTAAATACACTTCGTTCAACCCACCCAAAATCAAGCCGGAATCGCGATAAGCCACGacagggatttttttttatttttttcactagTGCTTATTCATTCCTGTTCTTCGATTCTACAGATTGAAGAGTCaaggatatatttttttttctgagtgaTGAATGGAAGCGAACCTACACAAGcgacacgattattgtttgataCTTTTAGAATCCCGTACAGATGTCGAAATTCGTCTTTTATACTATCCTATTTAAGGCATAAGAaggaaaataatgcatttttcTATCGCACTAATAACGTATTGCTATCTAGCTTTGGTGAGATAACTACGAACCGATTGCGATAGCCAGATTTAGGTTACGGCGATGCAATCCGAAACAGATGAAGCAGTGTAGACATGTTAATGCACAGCAGACGGCTTGAAATGTATTACGAAATAAGACAGAATTTACATTAGTAATGGAATACAACAACAAAATACAATCCGGAGTTGTTTTCTTTTTGGTGTCCTTTTTCGTCTTGGACGAGACGTTGCAGTTGATGATTGAAATAAATCTGCCACAGTTCCATTTCAACAAAGGAAATTTTTCCGTACTGCCCATGTCTCTTCGAAAGTTATTCTAAGTGATTGTATACGCGTACCCACGGCACCGTCTTCAACGTATACCGGGATTTTGTATTTGGCGTTACCTTATTCGACACTGCGTACGTTGATATTACCCGAAGCGAATGTTTTCGTATCACGTTCACATTTAAACCTAATTACATGCTCAGTTTATTGTAGTGTTTCAATATTAGCTGTGCGTACGCTGTTGCAATTTTAGTTCTAAACCATTCGTAGTTCTATTTCTATACCAGTTTACCGAAAGCCCTTATTCTCCGCTAACCAAAAAGTCTACAGGGTCCTATAATCGAGGTACTACATCGAAACAAACAGATAAATTGATCAAAattacaaacatattttttcactttcacTATAAAATAAATTGTGTCTTGTAGTATTTTATCCCAGTCTGTTGCAAAATGGCGTGTTtttccctttctcatatagaaaggttatgcaatcactgtgaaaaccgacttttgaaccaaggtccGGAAGGGTTGACCTTCatctaccattcgactcagttcgccgagtacgcaaaatgtctgtatttatgtcacatttttttgcgctcacttttctcggagatggctgaaccgattttcatgaacttagattcaaatgaaaggtcttgtaaccccatacaaagttcctgaattttatgcgagcccgacttccggtttcataattacagggtgatatgcgcgAAAATAATGGTAATAAGtgaacttacttttctcagagacggcttaatcgatttgcacaaatctagattcaaatgaaaggtttaattgctccatacaaagtttctgaattttatttaaatccgacttccggttccgtaattcgAGGGTGATGAgtgaaaaaatttatatttcttATTAGTTCCTCTATTTTTTCAGGGATGGCGTGATCAATTTtaccaaacttaggttcaaattttAAGGTCCCAGAGTTCCGAACAAAACTCTCAAGTTTATCAGAATCTGATTTCCGgcttaaaatgtgttaaaattttGATACCGacacttaaagcggcgaaacgaAAAACGTAAATCTATTTCTAATCTGGCCTCAAAGCTATTCCAATTATATATTCCAAAACGGCTTTtacacacttttctcagcgatagctTGACCGGTTTGCACAAACTcaagttaaaatgaaaggtcttatagtcccatattgaattcctgaatttcggttccggaatcacaggatCAAGATTGTTAAATAGTCATCCTAAAGAAAACGAAGTAGGTTCACTactatatgtacttccagcatcggaacccgagaaccggtattatCGAAGtacgaccaccaactaacatgacgtacaaactctactagtttttattcgaattttttagattttatacgattttgccatcgtactctaaacgacgattgaaattcttccaataaccgaacttttgTGAacactgattgtcgtgaaactaactgtcaaacagttattaaaatttccagtaagtgtctttttatcaaCCAAACGAACGAAAAAAGTCTTGaggagttcatcgaatggattgaggtatagGTGCTAACGTTTTTAAAACATGGAATTTACTTCATTcgattttgtgttgttttttaaattcaaaaatcCAGAATTTAAACCAAAGGAAAACCAACAAACAAAAGATTACCGAACAATCCGCTAGATCCATTTGCTTTACAGTTTACTGTagctgtttgacagttcagcaattaccgaacgatcggtaatcaatttaattgcTGAACTGATTCCCGAAcgctcagctgttgaaaattcggtagaaaattaccgaattctgcgatattttctaagtgtgtaacagatcggctgaaaagttcgtatcgtttctatgagagggcgcaactagaattaaatccataccattttcagttagtactaaccttcaaaagatacgtgtataaatttgacagctgtcaataatcagtttgtgagatattgcattttgagtgaagctacttttgttattgtaaaaaaatggaaaaaaaggaatttcgtgtgttgatgaaacactactttttgatgtaaaaaagtgccgccgataccaaaaaatggcttgatgagtgttatccagactctgcaccgggcgaagcaacaattcgtaagtggtttgcaaaatttcgtactggtcatatgagcaccgaagacgatgaacgcagtggacgtccaaaagaggctgttaccgatgaaaacgtgaaaaaaatccacaaaatgattttcaatgaccgtaaagtgaagttgatcgagatagctgacaccctaaagatatcaaaggaacgtgttggacatattattcacgaatatttggatatgagaaagctttgtgcaaaatgggtgccgcgtgagctcacaatcgatcaaaaacaacaacgaattgatgattctgagcagtgtttggagctgttatatcgaaataaaaccgatttttttcttcaatatataacaatggacgaaacatggctccatcacttcactccggagtccaatcgacagtcagctgagtggactgcacgcgatgaaccgaacccaaagcgtggaaagactcaacaatcggccggtaaggttatggcgtctgtattttggtattcgcatggtataattttcatcgactaccttgaaaagggaaaaaccatcaacagagactattatatagcgttagtagagcgtttgaaggacgaaatttcaaaaaacggcctcatttgaagaaaaaagttttgtttcatcaagacaatgcaccgtgtcacaagtcgatgaaaaccatgctgaaattgaacgaattgggcttcgaattgctccctcatccaccgtattctccagatttggcccccagtgactttttcctgttctcagacctcaagagaatgctcgctggtaaaaaatttagaagcaatgaagaggtaatcgctgaaactgaggcctattttgaggcaaaggacaaatcgtactacaaaaatggtatcgaaaagttggaagatcgctataatcgctgtatcgcctctgatggtaattatgttgaataataaaaacgaattttggcaaaaaatgtgtgtttcttttaaacgatacgaacttttcagtcgaactGTTATATGACAatacgggccaattttcactagtcaactaggtttttcaagtgattgcataacctttctatatgagaaaggtgaaaacttgaaataatttctaaaatcgccttaaaactattccaatcggtagtcattggcagtagatggccaaacaaaTTAATTGCGGCCttcctgattcccggttttcgattaacgaacgAAAGTTTTAGCCATTGACTCAAAAATAGATCTTAATCCCTTTTCTCGAACCGGCTTTGATTATGCCGGTTCCTggtttctgtaggttataccagTTTACGGACaattctttttgtttttcaagaatcaaagaaaattattttgtagaatacgTCACATCTATATAtaagaatatgtgagatatgagaaaggcatcattacaccactaggtggattaaaacaggtttttagagTGGACATCGGTTTCCAACATACTCCTCACTACTACTAAAAATGACGACTTTTATACATCTTCAAACTTCAATCGTGTTAAGCATAAGAATCAATGAAAGATAAGAACGTTTCGGCGTCATTACAATCAAAACGGAGATTAGTCTTCGAATGTCTATCACGGGTGATTACAGTTGGTTACGGTCTCCTAACAGCATGTCGGCATAGGTTCGTGATTATTCTGGCAATCGAATGTTCTGCTTATTCACGAGCTGTCAaacaccgtcaaaattagttgaatgcatTCTTATGAAAACATTCACACACAACGGAATGACagacggaccgtctgaatcccGCATTAGTCCGACCCGACTTCGACTATTCTTCTGCTTCGGTTATGGTAGAGCTGTAAATGCTCAAGGAGTCCGCATAGTTTTGATGCATGGATCGTTCATATCTTACTGCCACTCTTTCCTAAGATAAATTTGAACAGTCGAAAGCGGCAGCCTAGGCATCAAAGTAAATCATTTTTTCTTGCACCCaggaaaaaaacaataaattccGAATCAAATGTCGGACGATTCAACTGAAAGTCTGTGGACGATAATCTTAACAAACTAACCTGTAAACCTGCTGCCGACTTCAAACTCATCACAGTTTTCTACTAGTGAAGTGACTAGTGTTAACTATACttacaatgactaccgatgaaGGCCTCGTCGTGTCGCACATTATTCCGGCGTAGAGCGAATGAAAAATCctttttattaaattcaaactATACTCTCATAAATCGTGAATATGAAATGACGTTGAGAACCGTACGCCACATCAAAAAGTCAAACTGCTGCTGGCAATGCCTACTATGTTTCTTACAACAGTTTAattcattattttgaaattctgtCAAAAGTGTCTGTTGTCTGGTGGTTGGATGGAAAATACACTGAACACATAAAACCAAAAAATTGTtagattttcatagattttatttctgtataatatatatatttacACAACAATAGCAATCTTAATAATGCCTTAGAAGTATCGCTGCATTTTCATGTTTGCTTTTACATGCACTTATGTTAAcggtattcaaatttcattccaaatagttttgtttttatcagaTATTCACCCAGAAATTACATACCTCCACGTTGTTTGTTATTCGTTAAATTttcaattagaaaaaaaaacaacacactgCTCTCCAGGTGTTATTATTGTTCAAAGAAGAAGAGAAAAGGAGTATTAATGTACGAAGAAAACGGAAAGATTAGTTCAACCAGGCACAAAATACCAACCAATGATAACTAAACAACGATGCAACCAGAAAGCGGGGGCGGGGTAGTTTACCCCCTCCACTCTACCTAGAGGCTTACCAGATTAACGCTAATTATCAATTAGATACGTTTATACTGTCTATTGAAGAAACGACTTGCTTTTTTCTTTCCACCTCATTGTTACGCACTAAAAGAAGCTTTACTGTTTGCCAACTGTATTCTGGATTTGGCTAAATTCAATCACTTTATCTTTAATCCAGAatgtgttcatttttttttgtgttttagttttttgttttgtcattcCTACGAACTATGTACAAAATAAGTATTAAATAATATTATTCAtcacaaacatattttttcgtaCTATTTGTACCTTTTGATTTTCCGCTGATGCGGTTTTCCTGGGTAGACTTTTGTCCAATCGGAAGCGTGTATCTAACTCTGTAATATTGCATGCAATTCACACTTTCAgcgattttttttcctctttcaaGATTGGATCGATTAGTAGTACATTGTGAtgttcggtttttgtttctcaattttgtttttgtctgaaTTTTGAATCCCTACCTTTGATACATTTCATTACTTCACAAGAATTCAACAAATCTTAACCGAAAGAAAAGAAATAATTCTATAAATCACTTTGATCAAAACAATGTTGAACAAATCGGGAATGTGTGAAATTTCTCTGCACTACCTCTTTACACCGCAAGGTAGAATCCGAAACTGTGTATGGGGGTAGAAGAAGTTCGCATGAATAAGTGGTGTATTCCGCGCGGATTAATCCACATTTAACGCGCTCAATATGAGCGCATCCAACTGGACGACGCACCGACATGCAGAATTGTTCCGAAGATGTTCTGTTTcaggttttgtttttgttcttcTGTGTTTTGCTCGATTGTAACGCTGTAGTAAAACTTCAACGTCTGAGAGTGTGTGAGTTGAGTTTGTGAGTGAGCCCCgctaccaaaattaggttagatttttttttccttagTAGTACTACTCTCTTCTAGGGAATCAGACGAAAGTAGAATAGAAATAAAGATGACCTCAAATGTCCCTACTTAACTAACACACACGGTTCGCTCCTTTCACATTTCGATTTAGTACAACAACGTCTGTATCTCGGTGCAGTGCAACACATGTCAGTAAGCACGTAAGGCGAATCAACGCTAGCTAGGACAGGGGATGTTCTATGTTTTCAAGGGTCTTTAAATGTTCTTAAATTCCTGAGGTACGTTCGTGTGTGGatgtgttgtgtgtgtgtgtttctgtcTGTATCTACTTTACTCTGTTTTCTGCTTCAATTTGACCCTTCGGTTCGT
This genomic window from Malaya genurostris strain Urasoe2022 chromosome 1, Malgen_1.1, whole genome shotgun sequence contains:
- the LOC131429533 gene encoding dnaJ homolog subfamily C member 8; amino-acid sequence: MSHSSSSEEQRFNAFYSEVKQIEKRDSVLTSQQQIERLLRPGATYFNLNPFEVLQLEPETPIEQIKKKYRSLSILVHPDKNPDDKDRAQQAFEVISKAYKVLENDLTRKRCLEVYEEAKGRTDMMINEKRKKLRKDGKSDFIPEDDPAKYKHAVYVMVMKLFADMERRRQQLDVRDQEERKRKREQEIEEEEQRNYQKEWQKNFEESRQNRVTSWQSFQANASTSSSSAATSSAMLKPEKPKKVKKTKYTSFNPPKIKPESR